A region from the Mya arenaria isolate MELC-2E11 chromosome 2, ASM2691426v1 genome encodes:
- the LOC128225247 gene encoding ankyrin repeat and SOCS box protein 8-like, giving the protein MEASLCENTDYVLHKIKWQIEHNDGKLADADLAIFTDSVSKDDIVDVLFDTIKHRRPDILARILPSVNCELKHTLRCGKSVLDKLLCVSVENGQLELVKVLVNAGADPSEEFYGKPLLHLAAMGGCVEIAGELMSAGARVDSTDKRGDTALHNVLASQSPDNLSMCKWLLKNGVCTRRYSSSGKHPLHLASTSAPEVLDLLLSRGHDVNTPDTINGDTPLHVACNMANSETITVLIKHGCKFNQVNKHRQTPLAKLLRLAKDFNDFHSRSRLKLGEQLYKMGFRMYCPLSPNISLTKWQKSSSRQGRDKVYDKYLEMVLGVAATPSLQSTCRVAVRASLASGVGFKKQVTSLHIPTHLKHYLEFDELDTSLKLGST; this is encoded by the exons ATGGAAGCAAGCCTTTGCGAAAATACGGATTATGTTctccataaaataaaatggcagATTGAACACAATGATGGAAAACTAGCTGATGCGGACCTTGCCATTTTCACGGACAGTGTGTCTAAAGATGATATAGTTGATGTTCTTTTTGATACAATAAAACACCGCCGCCCGGACATTCTGGCCAGGATATTACCTAGTGTGAACTGTGAGTTAAAACACACTTTAAGGTGCGGGAAATCAGTGTTGGACAAACTATTATGTGTGTCGGTGGAAAACGGACAGCTAGAGCTGGTAAAAGTTCTAGTAAATGCGGGGGCCGACCCGAGCGAGGAATTTTACGGAAAACCGCTGCTACACTTGGCGGCAATGGGCGGATGTGTGGAAATTGCGGGCGAGCTGATGTCGGCAGGAGCGCGCGTGGACAGCACGGATAAGAGGGGAGACACAGCGCTGCATAATGTCTTAGCATCACAGTCGCCAGATAAT TTGTCGATGTGCAAGTGGCTGCTGAAGAATGGTGTGTGTACGAGGAGATACTCTTCTAGTGGTAAACATCCGCTCCATCTAGCCTCTACCTCCGCGCCGGAAGTCCTCGACCTGCTGCTTTCACGTGGCCATGACGTCAACACCCCTGACACCATCAACGGCGACACGCCCCTACACGTGGCTTGCAACATGGCAAACTCCGAGACCATCACCGTTCTCATTAAACACGGGTGCAAGTTTAATCAGGTCAACAAACATAGACAAACCCCACTTGCAAAGCTACTCAGGCTTGCCAAAGACTTCAACGACTTTCACTCCAGGTCAAGATTAAAACTTGGAGAGCAATTGTATAAAATGGGTTTCAGAATGTATTGCCCATTATCTCCCAATATATCACTGACTAAGTGGCAGAAGTCTTCCTCGCGCCAGGGACGAGACAAGGTGTACGACAAGTACCTCGAGATGGTGCTTGGTGTCGCCGCCACGCCGTCTCTCCAGAGTACGTGTCGGGTGGCTGTGCGGGCTTCCCTGGCGTCTGGGGTCGGCTTCAAGAAGCAGGTAACCTCCCTGCATATTCCAACCCATCTGAAACACTACCTGGAGTTCGATGAACTGGACACAAGCCTTAAGTTAGGGTCCACGTAG
- the LOC128215432 gene encoding uncharacterized protein LOC128215432, translating into MEFYVALSVLLMAGAAPTASGCCFPRQYAANQGIMKATVQGGHFSIMYGNMYYWFDAVRRMETYLEDLTVDGVESRVTVIKDYNVTNTKYVIANDKCRKMSLTPFKEGCIPDWATKLVDSHFADAATGQRIQIHNTSAGSATSFLVSSPDGCFPIYDLSAVPTGSAPYMQAVQFYNFTLGIQDPSVFDIPAICQDSSVLG; encoded by the exons ATGGAATTTTACGTCGCGTTAAGCGTGCTGTTAATGGCGGGGGCGGCCCCGACAGCGAGTGGATGTTGCTTTCCCCGCCAGTACGCCGCAAACCAGGGTATCATGAAGGCAACCGTGCAAGGAGGGCACTTCTCTATCATGTAT GGTAATATGTACTATTGGTTCGACGCGGTACGGCGGATGGAGACTTATTTGGAAGACCTGACCGTAGACGGCGTCGAATCCCGCGTCACCGTCATCAAGGATTACAACGTAACC AACACAAAGTACGTCATTGCTAATGATAAATGCCGTAAGATGTCCCTTACTCCGTTTAAGGAAGGTTGCATACCAG ATTGGGCGACGAAGCTTGTTGACTCCCACTTTGCGGACGCGGCCACGGGGCAGCGAATCCAAATCCACAATACGAGCGCCGGCTCCGCCACCTCCTTCCTCGTGAGCTCACCTGACGGCTGCTTTCCCATCTACGACTTGTCGGCAGTCCCCACTGGAT CCGCACCGTACATGCAGGCTGTCCAATTCTACAACTTCACGCTGGGCATCCAGGATCCCTCCGTGTTCGATATTCCCGCCATATGTCAGGACTCCTCCGTGCTCGGATAA